A window of the Bombina bombina isolate aBomBom1 chromosome 3, aBomBom1.pri, whole genome shotgun sequence genome harbors these coding sequences:
- the LOC128652315 gene encoding fibroleukin-like codes for MTEVIHLDQTTLIQRKLRVENEKSDTCINFITGFSPATKQIGNILKKNSHLIKGDLTLPFNETLPPRVVNRSGCSLKTLLMKTDPWRSAKTWLAKTKTGCFKCGSCVTWVCGPIPWLLLLGGALSIVYGNKLQKTTELDVANLHLLNGINYNEIRNYPLSSGGQYPTSCTALKEGISGLYIVEPLPGKRIVVHCKLGLADGGWTVIQANCQKKPKQWDALWETYKKGFGDPRGDHWLGNEFIHLLTSQQMQRIRFRLRTASGQEVLADYDSFSLEGENKCYTIRLGKYSGNAGDAMTSGVIHAGHDNMKFTTKDKDNDLSGMNCANIGGGGWWYDNCRYANLNTANGIYWQQACKGDCQASEILIQPAHSCPDGGGDGGGDSGGGGDGGGGDGGGGDGGGGDGGGGDGGGGDGGGGDGGDGGGGGDGGGGGDGGDGGGGDGGGGDGGGGGGGDGGGGGDGGGGGGGGGGDGEVVDPTPCE; via the exons ATGACTGAGGTAATCCATTTGGACCAGACTACCCTAATCCAAAGAAAACTGAGGGTTGAAAATGAAAAAAGTGATACATGCATCAATTTTATCACTGGCTTTAGTCCTGCTACCAAACAAATTGGGAATATACTTAAGAAGAATTCGCATCTCATCAAAGGGGATTTGACGTTACCGTTTAATGAAACACTTCCACCTAGAGTGGTCAACAGGAGCGGATGCAGTCTAAAAACACTTTTGATGAAGACTGACCCTTGGCGCAGTGCCAAGACTTGGTTAGCCAAGACTAAGACAGGCTGCTTCAAGTGTGGCAGCTGCGTTACTT GGGTCTGTGGGCCTATACCGTGGCTCCTTTTGCTCGGAGGGGCACTAAGTATTGTCTACGGAAACAAACTGCAGAAAACTACAGAACTAGATGTTGCAAATCTCCACTTGCTAAATGGAATCAATTACAATGAAATACGGAACTACCCTTTAAGCAGTG GGGGACAATACCCAACAAGCTGCACTGCTTTAAAGGAGGGCATCAGTGGTCTGTATATTGTGGAGCCACTCCCAGGGAAACGGATAGTAGTACACTGTAAATTAGGATTGGCAGATGGGGGATGGACAGTAATTCAGGCTAACtgtcaaaaaaaaccaaaacaatggGATGCTTTATGGGAAACCTATAAAAAGGGATTTGGAGACCCAAGAGGAGACCATTGGCTGGGTAATGAATTTATCCACTTACTAACTTCCCAACAGATGCAAAGAATACGTTTTCGATTACGCACTGCCTCAGGACAAGAAGTTTTAGCCGACTATGACTCCTTCTCCCTGGAGGGGGAAAATAAATGTTACACAATTCGACTGGGAAAGTATTCTGGTAATGCTGGAGATGCAATGACCTCTGGAGTAATTCATGCAGGGCATGATAACATGAAATTCACCACAAAGGACAAGGACAATGACTTGTCTGGTATGAACTGTGCAAATATTGGTGGGGGAGGTTGGTGGTATGATAACTGTCGATATGCTAATCTTAACACTGCCAATGGTATTTATTGGCAGCAGGCTTGTAAAGGAGACTGCCAAGCTAGTGAGATTCTTATTCAGCCTGCACACAGTTGCCCAGATGGTGGTGGAGATGGTGGAGGAGATAGTGGAGGTGGCGGAGATGGAGGTGGTGGAGATGGAGGTGGTGGAGATGGAGGAGGTGGAGATGGAGGAGGTGGAGATGGGGGTGGTGGAGATGGGGGTGGTGGAGATGGAGGGGATGGAGGTGGTGGCGGAGATGGAGGAGGTGGAGGAGATGGTGGAGATGGGGGCGGAGGTGATGGTGGAGGTGGAGATGGAGGAGGTGGTGGAGGAGGAGACGGAGGAGGTGGTGGAGACGGAGGTGGTGGAGGAGGCGGGGGAGGAGGTGATGGTGAAGTTGTTGATCCAACACCATGTGAATAG